In a genomic window of Peptoclostridium acidaminophilum DSM 3953:
- a CDS encoding methionine ABC transporter permease, with amino-acid sequence MIELERLFSLMAPSLAETLYMVFFSTLFSAIGGFLLGVLLVITEKGHIMPMPKLNQALGIIVNITRSLPFIILIIAIFPLSKFIVGTSIGSTAAIVPLSIAAAPFAARVVESSLKEVSWGIIEASMAFGATRLQIITRVMLPEALPSLILGLTITIINILGYSAMAGAIGGGGIGDLAIRYGYQRFQTDVLIATILVLIVIVQAIQAGGNLLALKFDKR; translated from the coding sequence ATGATAGAATTAGAAAGGCTGTTTAGCCTTATGGCGCCCTCGCTTGCCGAGACGCTCTACATGGTGTTCTTTTCAACACTGTTTTCTGCAATAGGAGGCTTCCTTCTGGGAGTGCTGCTCGTAATTACAGAAAAAGGCCACATAATGCCAATGCCAAAGCTCAATCAAGCGCTGGGGATCATAGTGAACATAACAAGGTCCCTTCCATTCATAATACTAATAATAGCCATATTCCCGCTCTCAAAATTTATCGTGGGCACAAGCATAGGCTCTACAGCGGCCATTGTACCGCTTTCGATAGCAGCCGCACCTTTTGCGGCCAGGGTAGTTGAGAGCTCACTCAAGGAGGTCAGCTGGGGTATAATCGAAGCCTCTATGGCCTTTGGGGCCACAAGGCTTCAGATAATAACAAGGGTTATGCTGCCTGAGGCGCTGCCTTCACTGATACTCGGGCTTACAATAACAATAATCAACATACTAGGCTACTCAGCTATGGCCGGAGCAATAGGCGGAGGCGGCATAGGCGACCTCGCAATAAGATACGGCTACCAGAGGTTCCAAACCGACGTGCTAATAGCCACAATACTGGTACTCATAGTAATAGTCCAGGCAATACAGGCCGGTGGAAATCTCCTGGCCTTGAAATTTGATAAAAGATAG
- a CDS encoding methionine ABC transporter ATP-binding protein yields MIEIKRLSKVYKSDKGEFTAIKDISLKIEDGEIYGIIGLSGAGKSSLLRCINMLERPTSGSVIIDGVDMTKLNEKGIREMRKKIGIIFQHFNLLMNSTVYDNIAFPMKLSGKSKGDIDRKVKSLLEVVNLTDKAGSYPSQLSGGEKQRVGIARALSNDPSMLLCDEATSALDPSTTDSILSLIKDINEKLGITVVIITHEMDVIKKICGRVAVLEKGTIAEENRTFELISSPKSETAKRFLLSEDEGIDEILSELSKGEVLARLKYTVASAIEPVISDMLRTAAVTVNILTGSLEKIQGHTIGSLLISLKGNAVDVKSAIDYLVQRGVNVEVISDDRIRKAV; encoded by the coding sequence TTGATAGAAATAAAAAGGCTCAGCAAGGTCTACAAAAGCGACAAGGGCGAGTTCACCGCCATAAAAGACATCAGCCTGAAGATTGAAGACGGCGAGATATACGGCATAATAGGCCTCTCAGGCGCCGGCAAATCCTCGCTCCTTAGATGCATCAACATGCTCGAGCGACCAACAAGCGGCAGCGTCATAATAGACGGCGTCGACATGACAAAACTCAACGAAAAGGGCATAAGGGAAATGAGAAAAAAGATAGGCATCATATTCCAGCACTTCAACCTGCTGATGAACTCGACAGTTTACGACAACATCGCATTCCCGATGAAGCTCTCCGGCAAGAGCAAGGGCGACATAGATAGAAAGGTCAAGAGCCTGCTGGAGGTTGTAAACCTCACAGACAAGGCCGGCTCGTACCCTTCGCAGCTATCGGGCGGCGAAAAACAAAGAGTCGGCATAGCCAGGGCGCTCTCCAACGATCCGAGCATGCTTCTCTGCGACGAGGCCACTTCGGCGCTCGACCCGAGCACCACCGACTCAATACTCTCGCTGATAAAGGACATCAACGAGAAACTTGGAATAACAGTCGTCATAATAACCCACGAGATGGACGTTATAAAGAAGATATGCGGCAGAGTCGCAGTCCTCGAAAAAGGCACAATAGCAGAGGAAAACAGGACATTCGAGCTCATATCCTCGCCAAAGAGCGAGACAGCCAAAAGGTTCCTGCTCTCGGAGGACGAGGGAATCGATGAGATATTGAGCGAGCTTTCAAAAGGCGAAGTGCTTGCAAGGCTGAAGTACACAGTCGCAAGCGCGATTGAACCAGTCATATCCGACATGCTCCGCACTGCCGCGGTAACAGTCAACATACTCACCGGAAGCCTTGAAAAGATACAGGGACACACAATAGGCAGCCTGCTGATATCCTTGAAGGGGAATGCAGTCGATGTGAAATCTGCAATAGACTATCTGGTGCAAAGAGGAGTAAACGTGGAGGTGATAAGCGATGATAGAATTAGAAAGGCTGTTTAG